Proteins encoded in a region of the Isosphaeraceae bacterium EP7 genome:
- a CDS encoding tetratricopeptide repeat protein, with translation MSTEAAPAKKSRGVAGQVPAGLHQAQAVDWVSDAGLMGLFLILTCLLGAFPLKDTDFWWHLRTGDLIRGGAPIPRVDDYTYTVAGTPWIDLHWLFQLGLSWGYNYGGVTLLNVIKCGITALAVFLLVTSRRRGLPLWVTLLAWLPALYVLSGRMYIRPETLSLLFLSVYVAVLMRWDRRPKLAFALIPTQILWVNSQGLFILGPVLLVFALVDALLRPGSLDEAKLPWWKTIASVTVGVGLACLVNPYGLAGALYPLTLFFGTMSNPIFSRTIGELESIPSFIAKNGLTNSPPLIVHLATIVVGALSFLVPIFWLAWTRVRDRSLNKAMAKVNDLGPTAKKPKKAPRKGAEAVASWRLSPFRFLLYVAFSALSLQASRNTHQFAAMVGSLTAWNFAEWASAVTARRARLGLGTSATVPRIFVAGLLALAIGLVGSGVLHRWSGEGRTVALGEEPLWFPHEAVKFAGGDGMPGKFLAYHIGHPSLYEYYFAPEKKVFADARLEVMGAEHYGKYVELQSLITGNKPAWQGEMAAAGLPVVLVDHENNSQVGATLNGQGGYRCVWFDPIAAVYVHSSVSGKPAVDFAARHFRPSPETTPNGVEALRASARALRYHASAMLEQGRGGPARPLILLGLDYARRIVEADPSNVEGWKQLALLEVIRNPVPPSSRISRSRFRFDPLIDLGSARVIYLLNKTLERTGDEFTPLFTLAGTALGRNMNETGLDAAERLLKLTPINPTQRNSQQSLKPSLSQVRASMGPEPSLTWSNLGQLDGLVSDLLDRGRIAAAADVLERADRPEARPWDRADQAASLRLALGDPAGARALWLSAVGNTRPALLLARVGATYYVEGNLEGAKLAFAEALTNEPRLFDAAYGLALVEQDNGHAGPAVDAARLAVEVAPDDTARRAAYQIQELAGPFGSPLK, from the coding sequence ATGTCGACCGAGGCCGCGCCAGCGAAGAAGAGCCGGGGCGTGGCCGGCCAGGTCCCCGCGGGCTTGCACCAGGCCCAAGCGGTCGACTGGGTGAGCGACGCCGGCCTGATGGGCCTCTTCCTCATCTTGACCTGCCTGCTCGGGGCCTTTCCGCTGAAGGACACCGACTTCTGGTGGCACCTGCGCACCGGCGACCTGATCCGCGGCGGGGCCCCCATTCCTCGCGTGGATGATTACACCTACACCGTCGCCGGCACCCCCTGGATCGACCTCCACTGGCTGTTCCAGCTCGGTCTGAGCTGGGGCTACAACTACGGCGGGGTGACGCTCCTGAACGTGATCAAGTGCGGGATCACCGCCCTGGCGGTCTTCCTGCTCGTGACGTCCAGGCGACGAGGCCTGCCCCTCTGGGTGACGCTGCTGGCCTGGCTGCCGGCGCTCTACGTGCTCAGCGGACGCATGTACATCCGGCCCGAGACGCTCTCGCTCCTGTTCCTGTCGGTCTACGTGGCCGTGCTGATGCGCTGGGATCGAAGGCCGAAGCTGGCGTTCGCCCTCATCCCGACCCAGATCCTCTGGGTGAATAGCCAGGGCCTGTTCATCCTGGGGCCCGTCCTGCTCGTCTTCGCCCTGGTCGACGCCCTGCTCAGGCCCGGCTCGCTGGACGAGGCGAAGCTCCCCTGGTGGAAGACGATCGCCTCGGTCACCGTCGGCGTAGGCCTGGCCTGCCTGGTCAACCCTTATGGCCTGGCCGGGGCCCTTTACCCGCTGACGCTTTTCTTCGGGACAATGAGCAACCCCATCTTCTCGAGGACCATCGGCGAGCTGGAATCGATTCCGTCGTTCATCGCCAAAAATGGGCTCACCAATAGTCCGCCGCTGATCGTCCACCTGGCGACGATCGTGGTGGGCGCGCTCAGCTTCCTGGTCCCGATTTTCTGGCTCGCCTGGACACGCGTCCGCGACCGCTCGCTGAACAAGGCGATGGCCAAGGTCAATGACCTGGGGCCGACCGCCAAGAAGCCGAAGAAGGCCCCGCGCAAGGGGGCCGAGGCCGTTGCGTCGTGGCGGCTCAGCCCGTTCCGGTTCCTGCTCTACGTCGCGTTCAGTGCCCTCAGCCTCCAGGCATCGCGCAATACCCACCAGTTCGCCGCGATGGTCGGCAGCCTCACCGCCTGGAACTTCGCCGAGTGGGCCTCGGCCGTCACGGCGAGGCGTGCACGGCTGGGCCTCGGAACTTCTGCGACCGTCCCGCGCATCTTCGTCGCGGGCCTGCTCGCCCTGGCCATCGGCCTGGTGGGTTCGGGCGTGCTGCATCGGTGGTCGGGCGAGGGCCGCACGGTGGCCCTGGGCGAGGAGCCCCTCTGGTTCCCGCACGAGGCGGTCAAGTTCGCCGGCGGCGACGGCATGCCCGGCAAGTTCCTGGCCTATCACATCGGCCATCCGTCGCTTTATGAGTACTACTTCGCACCGGAGAAGAAGGTCTTCGCCGACGCAAGGCTCGAGGTGATGGGGGCCGAGCACTACGGCAAATACGTCGAGTTGCAGTCGCTGATCACGGGCAACAAGCCGGCCTGGCAGGGAGAAATGGCCGCCGCCGGATTGCCCGTCGTGCTCGTCGACCACGAGAACAACTCGCAGGTTGGCGCCACGCTCAATGGCCAGGGGGGGTACCGCTGCGTCTGGTTCGACCCGATCGCCGCGGTCTATGTCCACTCCTCGGTCTCCGGCAAGCCCGCCGTCGACTTCGCCGCTCGCCACTTCCGGCCCAGTCCCGAGACGACCCCCAACGGGGTCGAAGCCCTCCGCGCGTCGGCCCGCGCCCTGCGATATCACGCCTCGGCGATGCTGGAGCAGGGGAGGGGCGGCCCGGCCAGGCCCCTGATCCTGCTGGGGCTAGACTACGCCCGACGCATCGTCGAGGCCGACCCGTCGAACGTCGAGGGCTGGAAGCAACTAGCCTTGCTCGAAGTCATCCGCAATCCCGTCCCCCCCTCATCCCGCATCTCTCGCTCCCGCTTCAGGTTCGATCCTCTGATTGACCTCGGTTCGGCGCGGGTCATCTACCTGCTCAACAAGACGCTGGAACGGACCGGTGACGAGTTCACCCCTCTGTTCACGCTCGCCGGCACCGCGCTGGGCCGCAATATGAACGAGACCGGCCTGGACGCCGCTGAGCGACTACTGAAGCTCACACCGATCAACCCCACCCAGCGCAACTCACAGCAGTCCCTCAAGCCCAGCCTGAGCCAGGTCCGCGCGTCGATGGGCCCCGAGCCGTCACTGACCTGGAGCAACCTCGGCCAGCTCGACGGGCTGGTCAGCGACCTGCTCGATCGGGGCCGGATCGCCGCCGCGGCCGATGTCCTTGAGCGTGCCGATCGACCCGAGGCCCGCCCCTGGGATCGGGCCGATCAGGCCGCCTCGCTTCGGCTTGCTCTCGGAGACCCGGCCGGCGCCCGCGCCCTCTGGCTCTCGGCCGTCGGCAACACGCGTCCGGCCCTGCTCCTCGCACGCGTGGGCGCCACCTATTATGTGGAAGGGAACCTCGAAGGGGCCAAGCTCGCCTTCGCCGAGGCGCTCACCAACGAGCCGAGGCTCTTCGACGCCGCCTACGGGCTGGCCCTCGTCGAGCAGGACAACGGCCACGCAGGCCCCGCCGTGGACGCGGCCAGGCTCGCTGTCGAGGTCGCGCCGGATGACACCGCACGCCGGGCCGCCTATCAGATTCAGGAGCTGGCCGGGCCCTTCGGCTCGCCCTTGAAATGA
- a CDS encoding M67 family metallopeptidase, which produces MSHDPPAATTPAPLLIPENHLRAMIDHCKAVAPHEACGLLSGVAPLISAFHPLNNIKASETRYLADPADLIRAVEAIRLAKTEILAIYHSHPRSPAIPSKVDLAENYYDDVPRIIVSLMGDTLDVRTWRLWPDRYAELPWAVAP; this is translated from the coding sequence ATGAGCCACGACCCGCCCGCCGCGACCACCCCGGCCCCGCTCCTCATCCCCGAGAATCACCTCCGGGCGATGATCGACCACTGCAAGGCGGTCGCTCCGCACGAGGCCTGCGGCCTCCTCTCCGGCGTCGCCCCCCTGATCTCGGCCTTCCACCCCCTGAACAACATCAAGGCCAGCGAGACCCGCTACCTCGCCGACCCCGCCGACCTCATCCGCGCCGTCGAAGCGATCCGCCTGGCGAAAACCGAAATCCTCGCCATCTACCACTCGCATCCCCGATCACCCGCCATCCCCAGCAAGGTCGATCTGGCCGAGAACTATTACGACGACGTCCCTCGGATCATCGTCTCCCTGATGGGCGACACCCTCGACGTCCGCACCTGGCGTCTCTGGCCCGACCGCTACGCCGAACTCCCCTGGGCCGTCGCCCCCTGA
- a CDS encoding TlpA disulfide reductase family protein, whose amino-acid sequence MARDHPDDPTALDALILVIKTAGAGPSDRSERAIRMMARDYVADERMGDVCQKLFPLFHLPAAEGLIRTVMDRNPSRTAKGLACHALAQSLKYQAHMVRRLRENPDWLPGFERSRGKDRIAAVRRKNSETLEAEAITLLELAISEYGTVRYGERSLAELAEGELSELRQLKIGDVAPEIDGEDVDGKRFTLGEHRGKVVVLTFSGNWCGPCRAMYPHERKLIEQLKAKPFVLLSVNTDEGKETLRKSIESGEITWRCWADGGSEGPISTRWGVVDFPTIYVLDAEGVIRFKKVSDENLDEAVETLLKAMEQGRTP is encoded by the coding sequence TTGGCCCGGGATCATCCCGACGATCCCACGGCGCTCGATGCCCTGATCCTGGTCATCAAGACGGCCGGGGCGGGTCCATCGGATCGGTCGGAGCGAGCGATTCGAATGATGGCACGCGACTACGTCGCGGACGAGAGGATGGGAGATGTCTGCCAGAAGCTCTTCCCCTTATTCCACCTCCCAGCCGCCGAGGGCCTCATTCGCACCGTCATGGACCGGAATCCAAGCCGGACAGCGAAGGGACTCGCCTGCCATGCCCTGGCTCAGTCCTTGAAGTACCAGGCCCATATGGTGCGAAGGCTGCGGGAGAACCCCGACTGGCTCCCAGGCTTCGAGCGGTCCCGAGGTAAGGACAGGATCGCGGCCGTGCGGCGTAAGAACTCGGAGACGCTCGAGGCGGAAGCGATCACGCTGCTCGAACTTGCCATCTCGGAGTATGGCACCGTCAGATACGGTGAGAGGTCGCTTGCCGAGCTAGCCGAGGGCGAATTGTCCGAGCTGCGGCAACTGAAGATCGGGGACGTTGCACCCGAGATCGACGGCGAGGATGTTGATGGGAAGCGGTTCACGCTGGGCGAACATAGGGGCAAGGTCGTGGTCCTGACCTTCTCGGGCAACTGGTGCGGCCCCTGTCGGGCGATGTACCCCCATGAGAGGAAATTGATCGAGCAACTGAAAGCAAAGCCGTTCGTGCTGCTGAGCGTCAACACCGACGAGGGCAAGGAGACGCTGCGGAAGTCGATTGAGTCCGGCGAGATCACCTGGCGCTGCTGGGCAGACGGTGGGTCGGAAGGCCCGATCTCCACGAGGTGGGGCGTCGTTGACTTCCCGACCATCTATGTTCTCGACGCCGAGGGAGTGATTCGCTTCAAGAAGGTTTCCGATGAGAACCTCGACGAGGCGGTCGAGACACTTCTGAAAGCGATGGAACAGGGACGGACCCCATAG
- the cysK gene encoding cysteine synthase A, with translation MAIGEWTRGRIYDDITQTVGNTPLIRLRRVTAGCVADVVAKVESFNPLWSVKDRIGVAMIDAAEAEGKIKPDTIIVEPTSGNTGIGLAFTCAARGYRLMVTMPESMSLERRRLLKAFGAEIVLTPAAEGMPGAVRRAEEIAKTTPNVFIPQQFKNPANPEIHRKTTAEEIWRDTEGKVDILVCGVGTGGTITGCGEVLKGRKPGVQVIAIEPTNSPVITQTRSHQPIKPGPHKLQGIGAGFIPDNLNTSIIDEVIQIRDEDAFETSRRLAKEEGLLVGISCGAATFGALSVARRPENAGKLIVVVLPDLGERYLSTPLYPE, from the coding sequence ATGGCCATCGGCGAATGGACTCGGGGGCGAATTTATGATGACATCACGCAAACCGTCGGGAATACCCCGCTGATCCGCCTGCGTCGGGTGACCGCCGGTTGTGTCGCCGATGTCGTCGCCAAGGTCGAGAGCTTCAACCCGCTCTGGTCGGTCAAGGACCGGATCGGCGTGGCGATGATCGACGCGGCCGAGGCCGAGGGCAAGATCAAGCCCGACACCATCATCGTCGAGCCGACCAGCGGCAACACCGGCATCGGCCTGGCCTTCACCTGCGCCGCCCGCGGCTACCGCCTGATGGTCACCATGCCCGAGAGCATGAGCCTGGAACGGCGCAGGCTGCTGAAGGCCTTCGGCGCCGAGATCGTGCTGACCCCCGCCGCCGAGGGGATGCCCGGCGCCGTCCGCCGCGCCGAGGAGATCGCCAAGACGACCCCCAACGTCTTCATCCCCCAGCAGTTCAAGAACCCGGCCAACCCCGAAATCCACCGCAAGACGACCGCCGAGGAGATCTGGCGAGACACCGAAGGCAAGGTCGACATCCTCGTCTGCGGAGTCGGCACCGGCGGCACCATCACTGGCTGCGGCGAGGTCTTGAAGGGGCGCAAGCCCGGTGTCCAGGTCATCGCCATCGAGCCCACCAACTCCCCGGTCATCACCCAGACCCGCAGCCACCAGCCGATCAAGCCCGGCCCGCATAAGCTGCAAGGCATCGGTGCCGGCTTCATCCCCGACAACCTGAACACCTCGATCATCGACGAGGTCATCCAGATCCGCGACGAGGATGCCTTCGAGACCTCCCGCCGCCTGGCGAAGGAAGAAGGGCTGCTCGTCGGCATCTCCTGCGGCGCCGCGACCTTCGGAGCCCTCTCCGTTGCCCGCCGCCCCGAGAACGCCGGCAAGCTCATCGTCGTCGTCCTGCCCGACCTCGGCGAGCGCTACCTCTCGACCCCGCTCTACCCCGAATAA